The following proteins are encoded in a genomic region of Synechococcus sp. CBW1002:
- the mreC gene encoding rod shape-determining protein MreC — protein MPALRWPRLPSLRLIQQAAPWLLLFLALGAIRFSKGAFLNDLYALLSRPFWPGTAQEEWLRSAQQLDDQARLGQLEQDNRRLRGLLDLQRSAEQRITAPVISREAAGWWQQQLLGRGSLAGLQAGDAVLAPGGLIGRITQVTPTTANVTLLTDPHSHLGVWVGRTQRHGLLTGVGTSRPVLRFLEKDPQVRPGDVVVSSPASTLVPPNLTVGVIQSVDDKAVPAPEAVVQLSAPVDAVDWVQVLTRSP, from the coding sequence ATGCCGGCCCTGCGCTGGCCCCGGCTTCCCTCGCTCCGCCTGATTCAGCAAGCCGCCCCCTGGTTGCTGCTGTTTCTGGCCCTCGGTGCGATCCGGTTCAGCAAGGGGGCCTTCCTCAACGATCTCTATGCCCTGCTCAGCCGCCCCTTCTGGCCCGGTACGGCCCAGGAGGAGTGGCTTCGTTCGGCTCAGCAACTGGATGACCAGGCGCGGCTGGGTCAGCTGGAGCAGGACAACAGGAGGCTGCGGGGCCTGCTGGATCTCCAGCGAAGCGCTGAGCAGCGCATCACCGCGCCGGTGATCTCCCGCGAAGCGGCGGGCTGGTGGCAGCAGCAGCTGCTGGGCCGCGGTTCCCTGGCGGGCCTCCAGGCCGGCGATGCGGTGCTGGCGCCCGGTGGGCTGATCGGCCGCATCACCCAGGTCACCCCCACCACTGCCAACGTCACCCTGCTCACCGATCCTCACAGCCACCTGGGCGTCTGGGTGGGCCGCACCCAGCGCCACGGGCTGCTCACCGGGGTCGGCACCAGCCGCCCGGTGCTGCGCTTCCTCGAGAAGGACCCTCAGGTGCGCCCCGGCGATGTCGTGGTGTCGTCCCCCGCCAGCACCCTGGTGCCGCCCAACCTCACGGTGGGGGTGATCCAGTCGGTCGACGACAAGGCGGTGCCTGCCCCTGAGGCGGTGGTGCAGCTCAGCGCCCCGGTGGATGCGGTGGACTGGGTGCAGGTGCTGACCCGCTCGCCCTGA
- a CDS encoding extracellular solute-binding protein, producing the protein MPPSAPRPSRRWGRRALLRRLSLGASLALAAALGLAACRPAQPPEPEIQFWTLDLAPRFNDYIRGVIAAWEQRNPGMRVRWTDLPWSSVERKLLAAVFARTAPDVVNLNPLFAANLASKGGLLPLDPLLPPDAAQTYLPKVWKAGQLPGPDGPPSQFAVPWYLTARITLANRDLLAKAGYSRPPLRWQEVPAYAEAVKRRTGRYALFVTVVPDDSAELLESLVQMDVRLLDGRQRAAFNSPEGRRAFAFWTDLYRRGLLPREVVSQGYRRAIELYQSGELAQVASGAEFLRSIQTNAPGIAAVTAPFPPLTGAGGEANVAVMNLAVPRQSRLPKEALSFALFLTDATNQLAFAEQARVLPSATGALDQLEAALAQERPQGRPDQLVRQARMLSAETLGQARVLVPASPGVKRLQAILYTQLQRAMLGQMGSDQALAAAEQEWNRYAEARWP; encoded by the coding sequence ATGCCTCCATCGGCGCCGCGCCCAAGCCGGCGCTGGGGTCGGCGGGCGCTGCTGCGCCGCCTCAGCCTGGGAGCGAGCCTCGCCCTTGCTGCCGCCCTGGGGCTGGCCGCCTGCAGGCCCGCCCAACCGCCCGAGCCGGAGATCCAGTTCTGGACCCTGGATCTGGCGCCCCGCTTCAACGACTACATCCGTGGGGTGATCGCCGCCTGGGAACAGCGGAATCCAGGTATGCGAGTGCGCTGGACCGACCTGCCCTGGAGTTCGGTGGAGCGCAAGCTCCTCGCGGCGGTGTTCGCCCGCACCGCGCCGGACGTGGTGAACCTCAATCCGCTCTTCGCCGCCAACCTGGCCAGCAAGGGGGGCCTGCTGCCCCTCGATCCCCTGCTGCCGCCCGATGCGGCCCAGACCTATCTGCCCAAGGTCTGGAAGGCCGGCCAGCTGCCCGGCCCCGACGGCCCGCCCAGCCAGTTCGCCGTGCCCTGGTATCTGACGGCCCGGATCACCCTGGCCAACCGGGATCTGCTCGCCAAGGCCGGCTACAGCCGCCCGCCCCTGCGCTGGCAGGAGGTGCCTGCCTACGCCGAGGCGGTGAAACGCCGCACCGGTCGCTACGCCCTGTTCGTGACCGTGGTGCCGGACGACTCAGCTGAGTTGCTCGAATCCCTGGTGCAGATGGATGTGCGCCTGCTGGACGGACGTCAGCGGGCGGCCTTCAACAGCCCGGAGGGCCGCCGCGCCTTCGCCTTCTGGACCGACCTCTACCGCCGCGGCCTGCTGCCACGGGAGGTGGTGAGCCAGGGCTACCGCCGGGCGATCGAGCTCTACCAGAGCGGGGAGCTGGCCCAGGTGGCCAGCGGCGCCGAGTTCCTGCGCAGCATCCAGACCAACGCCCCCGGCATCGCAGCGGTCACGGCCCCGTTCCCACCACTCACCGGTGCCGGCGGCGAGGCCAATGTGGCGGTGATGAACCTGGCGGTGCCGCGTCAGAGTCGGTTGCCGAAGGAGGCCCTCAGCTTCGCCCTGTTCCTCACGGACGCCACCAACCAGCTGGCCTTCGCCGAGCAGGCGCGGGTGCTGCCCTCGGCAACGGGCGCGCTGGACCAGCTGGAGGCGGCTTTGGCGCAGGAGCGGCCCCAGGGTCGGCCTGACCAGCTGGTGCGGCAGGCCCGCATGCTCTCCGCCGAAACGCTGGGCCAGGCGCGGGTGCTGGTGCCGGCCAGCCCGGGCGTCAAGCGGCTCCAGGCGATCCTCTACACCCAGCTGCAGCGGGCGATGCTGGGGCAGATGGGCAGCGATCAGGCCCTGGCGGCAGCGGAGCAGGAGTGGAACCGCTACGCCGAGGCACGCTGGCCCTGA
- a CDS encoding putative 2OG-Fe(II) oxygenase has translation MAVRVRSADQGRVANDLSMEVQSLFPRYLLKGHLADAQLTGLLQLAEQVLADPRGTTDASVKLAGQLALQRELGPHFPAVAGLCADVILPACDRWISHVMEQQPPQGRGPWIPGRYGLQMIDVWLNVQRAGDYNPTHTHGGSFSGVLFLKVPPQITGERFDGQLCFHGPEEWHIQSFRTGMAHYVLPVPGEFYVFPAWQPHSVAPFRGEGERWSMAFNVAAVPRPVNQPAAAGLAVAAPGRADQAPPANVSLSIARPRPGGFG, from the coding sequence ATGGCCGTTAGGGTCCGTTCAGCTGACCAGGGCCGGGTGGCCAACGACCTGTCGATGGAGGTGCAGAGCCTCTTCCCCCGCTATCTGCTCAAGGGCCACCTGGCCGATGCCCAGCTCACCGGCCTGCTGCAGTTGGCTGAGCAGGTGCTGGCCGATCCGCGCGGCACCACCGATGCCTCGGTGAAGCTGGCCGGTCAGCTGGCCCTGCAGCGCGAGCTGGGTCCCCACTTCCCGGCTGTGGCTGGGCTCTGCGCCGATGTGATCCTGCCTGCCTGCGACCGCTGGATCAGCCATGTGATGGAACAGCAGCCGCCCCAGGGCCGCGGGCCCTGGATTCCTGGCCGCTACGGGCTACAGATGATCGATGTGTGGCTGAACGTGCAGCGCGCCGGCGACTACAACCCCACCCACACCCACGGGGGCAGCTTCTCGGGGGTGCTCTTCCTGAAGGTTCCTCCCCAGATCACCGGCGAGCGCTTCGACGGTCAGCTCTGCTTCCACGGTCCGGAGGAGTGGCACATCCAGAGCTTCCGCACCGGCATGGCCCACTACGTGCTGCCTGTGCCCGGTGAGTTCTATGTGTTTCCCGCCTGGCAGCCCCATTCGGTCGCCCCTTTCCGCGGCGAGGGGGAGCGCTGGTCCATGGCTTTCAACGTGGCAGCGGTGCCCCGGCCGGTGAATCAGCCTGCTGCCGCCGGATTGGCTGTCGCTGCGCCAGGCAGGGCTGACCAGGCGCCGCCAGCGAATGTGTCGCTCTCGATCGCCCGACCCCGGCCCGGTGGTTTCGGCTGA
- the rpaB gene encoding response regulator transcription factor RpaB yields MPSDPRATLLVVDDEAAVRRVLVMRLQIAGYRVVCAEDGEEALALFHQEQPDLVVLDVMLPKLDGFAVCRRLRAESCVPIIFLSALDAIAERVAGLDLGADDYLPKPFSPKELEARIATILRRVGRGSAGSEPRDVPVGSGVMRLGDLVVDTNRRQVTRDGERIALTYTEFSLLELLFREPGRVVPRAEILEQLWGYPPRRAADLRVVDVYVARLRGKLEPDPRNPELILTVRGTGYASQRMGDASLAAAG; encoded by the coding sequence ATGCCATCGGATCCCAGGGCCACCCTTCTGGTGGTGGACGACGAAGCTGCCGTGCGGCGGGTGCTGGTGATGCGGCTGCAGATCGCCGGCTATCGGGTGGTCTGCGCCGAGGACGGCGAGGAGGCCCTGGCCCTGTTCCACCAGGAGCAGCCCGATCTGGTGGTGCTCGATGTGATGCTGCCCAAGCTGGATGGCTTCGCGGTCTGCCGCCGGCTCCGGGCGGAATCCTGCGTGCCGATCATCTTTCTTTCGGCTCTCGATGCCATCGCCGAGCGGGTCGCCGGTCTCGATCTGGGGGCCGACGATTACCTGCCCAAGCCCTTCAGCCCCAAGGAGCTCGAGGCCCGCATCGCCACGATCCTGCGCCGGGTAGGCCGCGGTTCGGCCGGCAGTGAACCCCGCGATGTGCCGGTGGGCAGCGGTGTGATGCGCCTGGGTGATCTGGTGGTGGACACCAATCGACGCCAGGTGACCCGCGACGGCGAGCGCATTGCCCTCACCTACACCGAATTCAGCCTGCTGGAACTGCTGTTCCGCGAGCCTGGCCGAGTGGTGCCACGGGCCGAGATCCTCGAGCAGCTCTGGGGCTACCCGCCGCGCCGCGCCGCCGATCTGCGCGTTGTGGATGTCTACGTGGCCCGGCTGCGGGGCAAGCTGGAGCCCGATCCGCGCAACCCTGAGCTGATCCTCACCGTGCGGGGCACCGGATACGCCTCCCAGCGGATGGGTGACGCCAGCCTGGCGGCTGCTGGCTGA
- the tsaE gene encoding tRNA (adenosine(37)-N6)-threonylcarbamoyltransferase complex ATPase subunit type 1 TsaE, whose product MRDPVLLRDLAATRALGRALVRQLAAPAPILLLQGELGAGKTSLVQGLAEGLGISEPITSPSFALAQHYAGQGEAGATALVHLDLYRLEPPAAADELFAQEEEEARSLGALLAVEWPERLSQLPAEAWRLHLELADPADPEQGRIARLIAP is encoded by the coding sequence ATGCGCGACCCGGTTCTGCTGCGTGATCTGGCCGCCACCCGTGCCCTCGGCCGCGCCCTGGTCCGGCAGCTGGCTGCCCCCGCACCGATCCTGCTGCTGCAGGGGGAGCTGGGGGCCGGCAAGACCTCCCTGGTGCAGGGCCTGGCCGAAGGGCTCGGCATCAGCGAGCCGATCACAAGCCCCAGCTTCGCCCTGGCGCAGCACTACGCCGGCCAGGGGGAAGCCGGTGCCACGGCCCTGGTGCATCTGGATCTCTACCGGCTGGAGCCGCCGGCGGCGGCCGATGAACTCTTTGCCCAGGAGGAGGAGGAGGCCCGCTCCCTGGGGGCCCTGCTGGCGGTGGAATGGCCGGAACGGCTCAGCCAGCTGCCGGCCGAGGCCTGGCGGCTGCACCTGGAACTGGCTGATCCAGCCGATCCCGAGCAGGGGCGGATCGCCCGGCTGATCGCGCCTTAG
- the mutT gene encoding 8-oxo-dGTP diphosphatase MutT has translation MPWKLSSEGLPLADGEEGCALRAWVAEVMLQQTQLRVVLPYWHRWMAAFPTLEALAAAEEHDVLLLWQGLGYYSRARRLHQGARQLLAADADDSGDGRDEGGDGLQPDPFPRTLEGWLALPGIGRSTAGSILSSAFDQPFAILDGNVKRVLARLLASPRPPARQLAGFWRLSEALLDPRRPRAFNQALMDLGATVCTPRQPSCGVCPWQGNCAAYAAGDPARYPVKDAARPLPFQVIGVGVVLDPAGRVLIDQRLNEGLLGGLWEFPGGKQEPGEAIASTIARELSEELAITVEVGEELITLEHAYSHKRLRFVVHLCRWLRGEPQPLASQQVRWVQPAELKDYPFPAANARIIAALLERLGLVVA, from the coding sequence ATGCCCTGGAAGCTCAGCTCCGAGGGCCTGCCGCTGGCCGATGGCGAGGAGGGTTGTGCCCTGCGCGCCTGGGTGGCCGAGGTGATGCTGCAGCAGACGCAGCTGCGCGTCGTGCTGCCCTACTGGCACCGCTGGATGGCGGCGTTCCCCACCCTGGAGGCCCTGGCCGCCGCCGAGGAGCACGACGTGCTGCTGCTCTGGCAGGGGCTCGGCTACTACTCCCGCGCCCGCCGGTTGCACCAGGGCGCACGGCAGCTGCTGGCCGCTGACGCCGATGACAGTGGTGATGGCCGTGACGAAGGCGGTGACGGGCTTCAGCCCGACCCCTTCCCCCGCACGCTCGAGGGCTGGTTGGCGCTGCCGGGGATCGGCCGCAGCACCGCCGGCAGCATCCTGTCGTCGGCTTTTGATCAGCCCTTCGCGATCCTTGATGGCAATGTCAAGCGGGTGCTGGCGCGACTGCTGGCCAGTCCGCGGCCACCGGCGCGGCAGCTGGCCGGGTTCTGGCGGCTCAGTGAGGCCCTGCTCGATCCGCGGCGGCCCCGGGCGTTCAACCAGGCTCTGATGGATCTCGGCGCCACCGTCTGTACGCCCCGTCAACCGAGCTGCGGCGTCTGTCCCTGGCAGGGGAACTGCGCTGCCTACGCTGCCGGCGACCCCGCCCGCTACCCCGTGAAGGATGCCGCCAGACCCCTGCCGTTCCAGGTGATCGGCGTGGGGGTGGTGCTCGACCCCGCCGGCCGGGTGCTGATCGATCAGCGGCTTAACGAGGGCCTGCTGGGGGGGCTGTGGGAATTCCCCGGCGGCAAGCAGGAGCCTGGGGAGGCGATCGCCTCCACCATTGCCCGCGAACTGAGCGAGGAACTGGCGATCACGGTGGAGGTGGGCGAGGAGCTGATCACCCTCGAGCACGCCTACAGCCACAAGCGACTGCGCTTCGTGGTGCATCTCTGCCGCTGGCTGAGGGGCGAGCCGCAGCCGCTGGCCTCCCAGCAGGTGCGCTGGGTGCAGCCGGCCGAGCTGAAGGACTACCCCTTTCCCGCGGCCAATGCCCGCATCATTGCGGCACTGCTGGAACGGTTGGGCTTGGTCGTCGCCTGA
- a CDS encoding single-stranded DNA-binding protein: MSVNSITLVGRAGRDPEVRYFESGTVVANLTLAVNRRSRDDEPDWFNLEIWGKQAQVAADYVRKGSLLGIIGSFKLDRWTDKATGEERSKPVVRVDRLELLGSKRDAEAGGFSGGGSYGGGAPSEEEVPF, translated from the coding sequence ATGAGCGTCAATTCCATCACCCTCGTCGGCCGGGCAGGCCGCGATCCCGAAGTGCGCTACTTCGAATCCGGCACCGTCGTCGCCAACCTCACCCTGGCGGTGAACCGCCGCAGCCGCGACGATGAACCCGACTGGTTCAACCTCGAGATCTGGGGTAAGCAGGCCCAGGTGGCGGCCGATTACGTCCGCAAGGGATCCCTGCTCGGCATCATCGGCAGCTTCAAGCTCGACCGCTGGACCGACAAGGCCACCGGCGAAGAGCGGAGCAAGCCGGTGGTGCGCGTCGACCGGCTCGAGCTGCTCGGCTCCAAGCGCGATGCCGAGGCCGGTGGCTTCAGTGGTGGCGGCAGCTATGGCGGCGGTGCTCCCAGTGAGGAGGAAGTGCCCTTCTGA
- a CDS encoding rod shape-determining protein MreD, with product MARLHQQRWCVATALLVPWLSLASPSLVKVAGVSPSWAVLWLLPWALVDGPVSGALAGLGLALLLDGLHPGPLTQIPALVLLGWWWGRIGRRGRPIERSFNLGLLALLGCLALNLTLWLQLALLAWRGGRTSGLAGDSAPTQVAAGVEAGADLGVDPRLFATPGWHLSDLLGAGLHTLLSQTLITALLAPMLCSLLLLLWRQQSSSLRS from the coding sequence ATGGCCCGTCTTCATCAACAGCGTTGGTGTGTGGCCACGGCTCTGCTGGTGCCCTGGCTCAGTCTCGCGTCGCCCAGCCTGGTGAAGGTCGCGGGCGTGTCCCCGAGCTGGGCCGTGCTCTGGCTGTTGCCCTGGGCCCTGGTGGACGGTCCGGTGTCCGGAGCGTTGGCGGGTCTTGGCCTGGCACTGCTGCTCGATGGACTTCACCCCGGCCCGCTCACCCAGATACCTGCCCTTGTGTTGCTGGGCTGGTGGTGGGGGCGGATCGGTCGCCGCGGCCGGCCGATCGAGCGCAGCTTCAATCTCGGCCTGCTGGCCCTGCTGGGCTGCCTGGCCCTGAATCTCACCCTCTGGCTTCAGCTCGCCCTGCTGGCCTGGCGTGGCGGCCGGACTTCCGGGTTGGCCGGAGACTCTGCCCCCACCCAGGTCGCCGCCGGGGTGGAGGCTGGCGCCGACCTCGGGGTCGATCCCCGTCTGTTCGCCACCCCGGGCTGGCATCTGAGCGACCTGCTGGGGGCCGGGCTGCATACGCTGCTGAGCCAGACCCTGATCACCGCGTTGCTGGCCCCCATGCTGTGTTCGCTGTTGCTGCTGCTCTGGCGGCAGCAGTCCTCTTCCCTGAGGAGCTGA
- a CDS encoding carbohydrate kinase, producing the protein MDSLPQVLCFGEALVDRLGPPGGDPATDPDCDDRLGGAPANVACALARLGTPVAFLGRLGRDPIGEAFASLLAERGVNRAALQWDPQRPSRIVLVRRDLSGERSFGGFAGDRGEGFADQAIAAAELELALDQLVEPGSAAGPAWLLIGTIPLASPLAAAALGCALARAEARGLRVALDVNWRPTFWGAAADDPPSPRALERIRPLLARADLLKLAAEEAEGLFGTRDPAAIAASLPQAPAVVVTDGGAPLRWHCAGVSGSLAPYGVAVVDSTGAGDAFLAGLLHGLCLQPDLLDSPSADTLTAAMRFASACGALVCGGAGAIDPQPSTEAVQRFLEAWA; encoded by the coding sequence ATGGATTCCCTGCCCCAGGTGCTCTGTTTCGGGGAGGCCCTGGTGGATCGGCTGGGGCCGCCGGGTGGGGACCCCGCCACCGATCCAGACTGTGATGACCGGCTCGGCGGGGCACCGGCCAATGTGGCCTGTGCCCTGGCCCGGCTGGGCACGCCGGTGGCGTTTCTGGGCCGGCTGGGCCGTGATCCGATCGGTGAGGCCTTCGCGAGTCTGCTGGCCGAACGGGGCGTGAATCGGGCGGCGCTGCAGTGGGATCCGCAGCGGCCCAGCCGCATCGTGCTGGTGCGTCGCGATCTCTCCGGTGAACGCAGTTTCGGCGGTTTCGCCGGGGATCGGGGCGAGGGTTTCGCTGATCAGGCGATCGCGGCGGCCGAGCTCGAGCTGGCCCTGGATCAGCTGGTGGAGCCTGGCTCGGCAGCGGGCCCGGCCTGGTTGCTGATCGGCACCATCCCCCTGGCCAGCCCCTTGGCGGCCGCTGCCCTGGGGTGCGCCCTGGCGCGGGCGGAGGCCCGCGGCCTGCGGGTCGCCCTGGATGTGAACTGGCGGCCCACCTTCTGGGGTGCGGCGGCGGACGACCCTCCGTCTCCCCGTGCCTTGGAGCGGATCCGGCCGCTGCTGGCCCGGGCCGATCTGCTCAAGCTGGCGGCAGAGGAAGCCGAGGGGCTGTTCGGGACCCGCGATCCGGCGGCGATCGCCGCGTCCTTGCCCCAGGCCCCGGCGGTGGTGGTCACCGATGGCGGCGCCCCGCTGCGCTGGCACTGCGCTGGCGTCTCCGGCAGCCTCGCCCCCTACGGGGTGGCGGTGGTGGACAGCACCGGGGCCGGTGACGCGTTCCTGGCGGGGCTGCTCCATGGCCTCTGCCTTCAGCCCGACCTGCTCGACAGCCCCTCGGCTGACACCCTCACGGCAGCGATGCGCTTTGCCAGCGCCTGTGGCGCGCTGGTGTGCGGCGGCGCCGGTGCGATCGACCCGCAGCCCTCAACCGAGGCGGTGCAGCGCTTTCTGGAGGCGTGGGCCTAA
- the ahcY gene encoding adenosylhomocysteinase, producing the protein MVATPTAAVLQSTSTYVIADIGLADFGRKEIAIAETEMPGLMALRARFGAEQPLAGARIAGSLHMTIQTAVLIETLVALGAEVRWASCNIFSTQDHAAAAIAASGVPVFAYKGETLDEYWAFTHRILEWGDGGTPNMILDDGGDATGLVVLGTKAEQDPSVLDHPSNEEETALFNSIRQKLAAQPGFYSRIYANIQGVTEETTTGVARLYQMQKSGELPFPAINVNDSVTKSKFDNLYGCRESLVDSIKRATDVMVAGKVALVLGYGDVGKGSAQSLRGLGATVMIAEIDPICALQAAMEGYRVVRLNDVVRDVDIFVTATGNFQVIRHEHLIQMKDQAIVCNIGHFDNEIDVASLKQYPWDNIKPQVDHIVLPSGNRIILLAEGRLVNLGCATGHPSFVMSNSFTNQVLAQIELFTKGEQYGKEVYVLPKHLDEMVARLHLEKIGAKLTELTAEQAAYINVPVEGPYKLEHYRY; encoded by the coding sequence ATGGTGGCAACGCCCACGGCAGCCGTGCTGCAGTCCACGTCGACCTACGTGATCGCCGATATCGGCCTGGCCGATTTCGGTCGCAAGGAGATCGCGATCGCCGAAACCGAGATGCCGGGCCTGATGGCTCTGCGCGCCAGGTTCGGCGCCGAGCAGCCCCTGGCGGGTGCCCGCATCGCGGGATCCCTGCACATGACGATCCAGACGGCCGTTCTGATCGAAACCCTGGTGGCCCTTGGCGCCGAGGTGCGCTGGGCCAGCTGCAACATCTTCTCCACCCAGGATCACGCCGCCGCCGCCATTGCGGCCTCCGGTGTGCCGGTGTTCGCCTACAAGGGCGAGACCCTCGATGAGTACTGGGCCTTCACCCACCGCATCCTCGAGTGGGGCGATGGCGGCACCCCCAACATGATCCTCGATGACGGTGGTGACGCCACCGGTCTGGTGGTGCTCGGCACCAAGGCCGAACAGGATCCCTCTGTTCTCGATCACCCTTCCAACGAAGAGGAGACGGCCCTCTTCAACAGCATCCGCCAGAAGCTGGCCGCCCAGCCCGGCTTCTACTCCCGCATCTACGCCAACATCCAGGGCGTGACCGAGGAGACCACCACCGGTGTGGCCCGCCTCTACCAGATGCAGAAGAGCGGTGAGCTGCCCTTCCCGGCGATCAACGTCAACGATTCGGTCACCAAGAGCAAGTTCGACAACCTCTACGGCTGCCGCGAGTCGCTGGTGGATTCCATCAAGCGCGCCACCGATGTGATGGTGGCCGGCAAGGTGGCCCTGGTGCTCGGCTACGGCGATGTGGGCAAGGGTTCGGCCCAGTCGCTGCGGGGCCTCGGTGCCACGGTGATGATCGCCGAGATCGACCCGATCTGCGCCCTGCAGGCGGCGATGGAGGGCTACCGCGTCGTGCGGCTCAACGACGTGGTGCGCGATGTGGACATCTTCGTGACGGCCACCGGCAACTTCCAGGTGATCCGGCACGAGCACCTGATTCAGATGAAGGATCAGGCGATCGTGTGCAACATCGGCCATTTCGACAACGAGATCGATGTCGCCTCGCTGAAGCAGTACCCCTGGGACAACATCAAGCCCCAGGTGGATCACATCGTGCTGCCCAGCGGCAACAGGATCATCCTGCTGGCCGAGGGCCGTCTGGTGAATCTGGGCTGCGCCACCGGCCACCCCAGCTTCGTGATGAGTAACTCCTTCACCAACCAGGTGCTGGCCCAGATCGAGCTGTTCACAAAGGGTGAGCAGTACGGCAAGGAGGTCTATGTGCTGCCCAAGCATCTCGATGAGATGGTGGCTCGCCTCCACCTCGAGAAGATCGGCGCCAAGCTCACCGAGCTCACCGCCGAGCAGGCCGCCTACATCAACGTGCCGGTGGAAGGCCCCTACAAGCTCGAGCACTACCGCTACTGA
- a CDS encoding rod shape-determining protein, whose translation MFFRRFQFSRDIGIDLGTANTLMYVSGKGIVLQEPSVVALDLERNVPLAVGNEAKMMLGRTPGNIRAVRPLRDGVIADFDAAEQMIKTFIQKGNEGRGIVAPRLVIGIPSGVTGVERRAVREAGLAGAREVHLIDEPVAAAIGAGLPVTEPVGTMMVDIGGGTTEVAVLSLGGTVLSESVRVAGDELSDAIGTYLKKVHNLVVGERTAEDIKIRIGSAFPDDEHDETSMDVRGLHLLSGLPRTINVRAGDIREAMAEPLNVIVEAVKRTLERTPPELAADIVDRGIMLAGGGALVRGISELISHETGILTHVAEEPLLCVVNGCGMVLEDYKRLERVLDTPDFARATV comes from the coding sequence GTGTTTTTCCGACGTTTCCAGTTCTCCCGCGATATCGGCATCGATCTGGGAACGGCCAACACCCTCATGTACGTGTCCGGCAAGGGCATCGTGCTGCAGGAACCCTCCGTGGTGGCGCTTGATCTGGAGCGCAACGTGCCCCTGGCCGTGGGAAACGAAGCCAAGATGATGCTGGGTCGCACCCCTGGCAACATCCGTGCCGTCAGGCCCCTGCGGGATGGCGTGATTGCGGACTTCGACGCCGCCGAGCAGATGATCAAGACCTTCATCCAGAAGGGCAATGAAGGCCGCGGCATCGTGGCGCCCCGTCTGGTGATCGGCATCCCCAGTGGCGTCACCGGTGTGGAGCGCCGTGCCGTGCGCGAAGCCGGCCTGGCCGGTGCCCGGGAAGTGCACCTGATTGACGAACCCGTGGCGGCCGCGATCGGTGCCGGCCTGCCGGTGACCGAGCCCGTCGGCACCATGATGGTGGACATCGGCGGTGGCACCACCGAAGTGGCGGTGCTGAGCCTCGGCGGCACGGTGCTGAGCGAGTCGGTGCGGGTGGCCGGCGATGAACTCAGCGATGCGATTGGCACCTACCTCAAGAAGGTGCACAACCTGGTGGTGGGCGAGCGCACCGCTGAAGACATCAAGATCCGGATCGGCTCCGCCTTCCCCGACGACGAGCACGACGAAACTTCCATGGATGTGCGGGGTCTGCACCTGCTCTCCGGCCTGCCTCGCACCATCAACGTGCGTGCCGGCGACATCCGCGAGGCCATGGCCGAGCCGCTCAACGTGATCGTCGAGGCGGTGAAGCGCACCCTGGAGCGCACACCCCCTGAGCTGGCCGCCGACATCGTCGATCGCGGCATCATGCTGGCCGGCGGTGGTGCCCTGGTGCGGGGCATCAGCGAGCTGATCAGCCACGAGACCGGCATCCTCACCCACGTGGCCGAGGAGCCCCTGCTGTGTGTGGTCAATGGCTGCGGCATGGTTCTGGAGGACTACAAACGGCTGGAGCGGGTGCTCGACACCCCTGACTTCGCCCGCGCCACGGTCTGA